In the genome of Leptotrichia sp. HSP-536, the window ACCAGAAAACAATCGTAGAAACTCCTGCTAAGAATCCAAAAAATATTTTTCCAAAGCCGTGTAGAGGAGTAGTGAAATTATCTGTTAAAACAAAAATTCCCATAAAGATAATCTCTCCAAGTGTAGTAACTACATCAACATTATTATTTGACGCAATATAATATCCAAAGAAAATTGTAATAAAAAAAGATACTGGTATGTGCCAAGTTATTCTTGATCTAAAAATTAGGTATATTGCTCCCAAAACCATAGCGATTATTGAAAGTTCACCAATTATTCCTTTATTTATAACAATAAAGGAAGTTAACCCCGTAACTTCTTCACTAGGAATCCTAAAGATATTTGAATTTGTCCAAGCTGAAGAATTTTGAGCAAGAACTGATGGAAAAAATGTTAGTACAAATAATTTTCCTAAGACTACTGGATTAAAAATCTTTTTATTAGTTCCACCATATATAACTTTTCCAAATAACGTCGCCATAGCCCCTGCGAATGCAGCTACATAAAGAGGTGTAAACGGAGCAAGTACAAATCCTGTCAAAGCTCCTATAGCAATACCTGAAAAATCCTTCAAAGTTTCCTTATTTTTTTGTAATATAAATGAAAATATTACATCTGCTATCTCTGATGCAGCTATCGAAAATAGGATTACTAACACTGGCGTTATCTCATAAACAGCAAATGCTACAAGTAACATTGGAATTAAAGAGATTAAGATATCAATATTTGTTTTTGTTATATCTTCCTGCTGCTGCCTTTTTTTTTCTTTAAACATAATTAAAATTTCACTACCTTTCTTCTACATTTTTAATATAATTTAAATAAAATTAAAAAACCATTATACAACTTTATGTATAATTATATCATTGTATTTATTTAAAGCATTATAATATTTTACTCAAATCTCAATAAAGCAAACCATTCCAACTCAGAAAGCCTATGACTTCTTGTTAAATTTCTTTTTAAAGAGATTTGAGTGCATTCTCAAAGTTTATCTCTACTCTGAAGAACTTGAATCACTAGATGAAGCTCCCCCTGAACTGCTGCCACCACCTGTGCTACTGCTACTAGATGCTGATTTTGAAACAGAATCTTGAGATTTAACTTTTATTGGTCTATCATTTGCAGCAAATGAAGATTTATTTTTTAATCTGCTATGTTTTGGTGCTTTGTATAATTCATTTTTTGCATTTAAACTTAAATTGCCGTTTTTATTGTTTTTCCTATTTTTTTTATTTCCAGTTTTTCCGTTAAAATTGTTATTTTCAGTTGACATAGCAAGTGTTTGCTGTTTTGATGTATCTTCATTTAATGCTGCTGTAGGCTGCTGTGGCTGCGCTGATTGTGGTTGTGGCTGTGTTGTAGTAACTACAACAGGCTGTTTTTGCTGAATAGGCTGTTTTGTTGTTTCTTCTTTTTTAGATTGAGCTTCTAATTCATTTTCTTTTATTTTATTACCAACTTTTTTAGTTTCATCTTCTAATCGTTTTACTAAATTTTTTGAACTTCTTGAATTTTGACTTCCAAATGCTACTAATACAATTGACATTAAAAACAAAAGAACTCCTTTAATTTGTTTCATATTTTTTCTCCTGCCTTTTTTATTTTTTTAAATATAATTTTTATTTATTTTTTATATCAAAACTTTTGCTATACAAGGCCTTATAAATGCCATTCCTATTTAATAGTTCATTATGATTCCCTATTTCTTTTATTTCCCCTTTCTGTATTACTACTATTTTATTACTATTCTCGATTGTTGTCAACCTATGAGCGATAATAAATGTAGTTTTTCCTTCCATAAGTTTTTCAAGTGCATCTTGAACCAGTTTTTCAGATTCATTATCAAGAGCTGATGTAGCTTCATCCAAAATTAATATTTGAGGATTTTCCAAAATTGCACGTGCAATTGCGATACGTTGTTTCTGTCCACCTGAAAGCTTAACGCCACGTTCCCCAATTTCTGTATCATATCCATCAGAAAGATTTTCAATAAATTCATGTGCATTAGCTTGTTTGGCAGCTTCTACAACTTCCTCAAAGGTGGCATCCTGACGGCTGTATTTTATATTACTTAATATTGTCCCTGCAAATAGAAATGTTTCCTGTGGCACAATTCCAATTGCCTTTCGCAAACTTTTAATTTCATAATCTCTAATATCAGTTCCATCAATTTTTATAACACCTCCCGCCACATCAAAAAATCTTGGTATCAAGTTTACGAGAGTGGATTTTCCGCCACCTGAATTTCCTACAAAAGCAACAGTCTCACCTTTTTTTACATTTAAATTAATATTTTTTAATATTTCTTCAGAATTATCTTTATATTTGAAATCTACATTTTCAAAACTTATTCCATCTGTAAAATTTTCAAATTTTATACAATTTTCCTTATTTACAATAGATGGAGTTTCTTCCAGAATTTCAGAGATTCTTGTAATTGAAGATAAGTTCACGCTTATTGCATTAAGTCGTGTTACAGCTCTTCTTGCAGGTGTATACATTGATGAAATGGCTCCTACTATTGTAATAAAATCTCCCGCAGTAAAATCACGGGCTCTTAAAACACGATAACCTCCAAATAATAATAATAATGCTACAATGATATAATTTAAGGCTTCCATTATTGCATTAGCTTTTGCATTATATCGAGCTGTTCTTATGGCAATTCTTTTTAAGTTGATGTTTTTTTGATTAAAATCCTTTTTTTCAGATCTCTCTGTAGCAAATGCTCTTATAATTCGTATTCCAGCCAATGTTTCCTGTAATTTGGAATTTAAGCTATCAATTGCTTCCTGTCTATCTTTTCCTGATCGTTTTAATCTTTTTGCATATCTTCTGACTGTTACTACTAAAATCGGTGTTACAATCATAACTCCTAACGTCAAGTCAAAGTCTACGTAGAATGCTATTCCTAAACAAATTATAACTTTTATTATTTCAGGTACCATATTAAAGACTTCTAGTATAATTGAATTTATATTATTAGGATCTGTCATTACGCGTGTCATCATATCTCCGATTTTTTTTCCAGAAAAATATTCCATATCCAAAGTTTGTATTTTATTATAAATATCAGTAACAATATCTTTATAAATAGAAGCTGAAATTACAGTTGAAAATATTGTATTCCAGTACATCAATATTGCACCAATTACAGCAAGTGCTATCATCGCTCCCGCTGCATAAAGGATATCCTTTTCACTTTTTCCAGAGATTCCTTTATCAAATAACCTTTTTATCAAAGCTATCGGAGCGGAAGAGACAAGAGATGACATTGTTGCTAGCAGGATATTCAGTATGATCAATATATAGTATTTTTTTATATATTTTTTTAGTTTCTGAATTATTCCAAAATCTAATTTTATTTTGTTCATATATTTACCTTTCATTTTTTGTTAATTTCTAAAATTACTTTTTTATTTTTTTGTGAAAATCTTTCTTAGTTTTCTATAATATGGTCCGCTTCCATCAGTTAATTCCTGCTTAAATTCATCAAAATTTTTAAAATCATCTCCGCTCACACGATAAATCCAATTTTTATTGAGTTTTAAGGAATTTACCCCTTTTCTTGTAGTTATAAAGATATCCACGCCTAGTTTTCTTATATCTTCACGATTTCCGTTATATCTATGCCCCCAGGGATATGCCAGACAATCTGGAGTTTTTCCTAAATTTTTTTCAATAATTTTTTTATTTTCCAAAATTTCAAATTCTACAGTTTTTCTAAATTGCTCTTCACTAACTTTATCAAAAAATTCATTTTGTTTTTCTTTAAATAATTTATTTAGGAAATCTTTTTTTTCATTTTTATTAAATTTTTGAAGTTGTTTTATATTTTGGTATTTTTTTAGAAAATCTTTTTTGGGTTTATATCCAGCGATTGAAATTTTACTTCTTAATTTAAATACTGGCAATCCATATAATTTTTCCTTATCTTTTTTTTCATCATAATTTCCTTCAAAAAATAAATTATAACTTTCTCTTTTAAAATATGGCGAACTTTCTTCATCGTAAAAATCAAGCACGGAAATATCTTTTATTGTCAACTGATGCGAGTGGGTATGCAGCTGGAAATCCACGAGTCCACTTTCATACATTTCCTTAATTTCATCCCAGTTTAAATAAAACTCGTCTTTTCCAATAAATTTTGTATTCAAAAATATAGTAGCTTTCATATTATATTTTTTCAAAATAGGAAAAGCCAAAGTATAATTATTTTTGTATCCATCATCAAAGGTTATTAATATGGAATTTTTTGGCAATGTATAATTTAAATTTTTTAATTCTTCCATTTTAAAAGTTTTTTTATCTTTTATCCATTTTATATGTTCTTCAAATTCATTAACAAAAATTCCACCTTTTCCTTTTTCATTGTCAACACTGTGATACATAAGACATAAAACGAAACTTTTTCTAGTTTTGTTATAAATAATAAATATTAAAAATATCAAAACAACCGTTAAAAACAAATATGTATATATCATTTTTCCTTCTTTCTAAATTTATAGCACAGTAATATTCTTTTAAAGTTGAACCCAAATTTTAAATTAGTTTAATTTTATCACTTAAATTTGATTTTAAAATAATATTGCTATAAAACTATAAATGTTTCCCCTTATATTTTATACGAAAAACAAAAAAATAACAACTAAAAAATGAAAAAAGTTTATTTTAAAAAAATTATATTTTGCCTCTCATTTTTAAAATTTTTGCTCGTATTTTTTTAATTAGCCTGTCAATTTTAAAGCTAAGTACAGTATTTTTTCTATTTTTGCTAAAATGAACATGCCTTTTATTTCCAATATGTTCTACAGCTGGTTCTTTAAAAAATACTGTTTTATATCCACGTTCCTTGTAAAAATTTGAAAGAACTTCTTCATATCTCTGATTTTCCAGTTTTTCATGAAGTCCAAATAAATCCATATCCTTTTTTCTTCTTAAAGCTGGATTATAAGTAAATATTTCTCCTTTCACATTGTAGTAATGTTCGCCTGACTTTGAAACATAATCTTTATCAAAGAAGAAATTTTCTGGAAAATCTTTTTTAGAACGCAGTCCGACAATTAAAATTTTTTCATCTTCTTCAAGCAGTTTTATAGATTTTTCAATAAAGCCTTTCTTAAAAAATTTCCAGTCATCTTCACAATGAAAAATATATTTAGTATCAATTTCACGATAAGCTTTGTCAATTGATTTTAGCTGTCCTAATCTTGTTTCATTGACTATAAGCTGAAAATTCTGTTTCTTATCTTTATATTTTGAAATTAATTTTTCCAATTTTTTTCCTTCGGTACTATCTTCAGTAATTATTATTTTTTTTATTGGATAAGTATTAAACTCAAAAAAACTGTCTAATGTTTCTTCCAGCAGGTCAAATCTTCCGCAGCTAGTAATTACTGCTGTTACGTCTTCCATATCTGTTCAGTCCTTTCTTGGCTCTTGTTTTTCTGCTTTTTATTGCATTTGCCAGATATTCGTCATTTTTTTTCAGTCTGCTTCTATCATTTTCCTTATGATACAAATGGCATGTTAACGCTTCAAATTTCAGTTTTTTCTTTTTACAGCCAATATTAAACAGTCTTACTGCAAGTTCACTATCTTCCCTTCCCCATCCTTCAATTTCTTCCTCGAAGCCATTGACTTTTACAAGATCTTCTTTAAAGAAAGACATATTGCAGGATCTTATTCCACGTAAATTTCTATCAATTTTTGTAGCCATTTTGGAAAGGAGCCCGTTTCTTACCATATTCATTTTATTTCTAATTCCCTTGTCAAAGAAATTTATTTTTTTTCCTTCCATTATTTCTTTTGATGATGTTGGAGAAGTTATTACTCTCGAGCCTTGTATAAAACATCCTTTTTTTCTATTTTTTATGTGATCTTCAATAAAATGCCTATTTAATACCAAATCACCATCTATTATTATTATATAATTTCCAGTTGCTTTGCTAATTGCCCTATTTCTTGACATTCCTGCTCTAAATCCCTTGTCTTCTTGCCAAGAATGGATAATATTGCTTTGTGGATAACTTTGCTGGAATCTTTTTACCAAATCTACTGTTTCCTGTTTTGAACCATCATCAGCGATTATTATTTCCTTTGGTGGAACAGTTTGATTTAATGCGCTGTTTAAACAGATTTCCAGAGCTTTTGGCCAATTGTATGTTGTGATTACGAGAGAAGTGTCATTTCCTAGGTTATTATAGTATTCTTCTCTTAACTTAGTATATTTTGTCATTGTGTAAATGGAGCTGTATTTTGCAAGCAAATAACCTTCATATCCATCTAGAAAGCCTAGCTGTAAAATATACATTCTTATAAATCGAAATAACATTTTTGAGTATATTTTTATAAAACTGGCGTTTTTACCTTTTTTTATGTATTCTTTAGCACTTTGAGAAGTGTATCTGTTTAATTTTTCTAAAAATTCTTCGATATTGTCATAAGTGTAATGAATTATTAATTCCTTTATTTTTTTTATTTTGCTTTTAGTTTTATATTTTTCGTGAACTTCACGGTCACTTATTGTTACTTTTCCATTTTTCCAAAGCCTTATAACATAATCATCCCATCCGCCAAATTTTATTTCCTTTTTAAAAGCAATATTTCTAAGCTTTATTTTATAAACATCGCTTGAAGGAGATTCGCTATTTATAATTGATTTTATTTTTTCTTTTAACTGTGGAGAAATTACTTCGTCTGCATCTATTAGTAAAATCCATTCCCCTTTGCATTTTTCGAGTACAGAATTTTTTTGCGGTCCATATCCTTTCCATTTTTCCACAAAAACTCTTGCCCCTTTGGAAAGAGCGATTTCAGCGGTTCTATCTGTACTTTCACTATCTACTACTATTACTTCATCTGCTATTTCTCTTACAGAATCCAACGTTTTTCCAATTCTGTTTTCTTCATTAAAAGTTATTATTCCAACGGATAATTTCATTATATTTTCTCCTAATTTATCTTTAAAATTTTTTAAACTTTTAAATTATCAAATATTTTTTCAAAATCTACGTCATTTATTCTATTTTCAGGATAATCAATCAATATGTTATTTTCTTCTTTTATTCTCCATTTGTTTTTATTGATTTTTGGCCCATAAAAAGCCATTATTTTTTTATTAAGTCCTTCGGCAATATGCAAAATCGAAGTATCCAGAGATACTACTAGATCACTTTTTTTTATTATGGAAATTGAATCCAGTATTGTCTGAGATTTTTCAAAAAATAGCACATTTTTATTGTCAGTTTTTTCTAGTATGCTGTATATTGTTTCTCTGTCGTTTGGAGAATCCAGTATTACAATTTTATATTTATCATACATTTTCCTTAATCTTTTTATTATAATCAGAGCATTTTCTTCATTTATTTTTCTGCCTCTTGAAGCTCCAAAAAAGTTTAATGCAATTATTTTTCCAGTTACATTGTTTTTTTTGAGAAATTCATTTATATTTTTTTCTGATTCTTCTGAAATAGGAACATCATATCTGGTATCTGTTACATCTATATTTACACTTTTTAACATTTGTTTATAAATTTCAATCATTTTTAAAGTATTATTTTGCTTTATATTTTTGTTGTATATTTTATAATCATCTTTATTATATCCAACATTAATTTTTGCATTTACCTTGTTTAGCAAATAAACTTGCTTGTATTTCAATCCTTCTGTTGAATCAAATAAAACACTGTAATTATTTTTTTTTAATTTTTTTGAAACAATTTTCCAGTCTTTTATGCTTTTTCTATTAATAATGTAGTAAGTATCTATATTTTTATTTAATTTTAGTAAATTTTCCAAAGATTTATCAGCAATTATATCAATTTTTATATTGGGATAATTTTTTTTAATTTCCCTAAAAATAAACGAACTTATTATGTAATCTCCAATTTTTCCGTCAGTTCTTAAAAATAAGATTTTATTTATTTTTGAAGACGATAAATTTATATCTTTTTTATTTTTATCAAATATCCTGCTCAATATTTCATTTTTTTTATCAACCAGTTTATCTCTATATGGTCTGTAAAATTTCCAATTCATTTTATTCATTATTTCCTATTCCTTATTTTAGATATATTCACGTTAATTTTAAGGGAACGCATATTTTTTACAAAGCATTTAAGTATCATTATTTTTATTTCCTGGTATAGAAAATTTAATATCTATATGTTTTTTTATTTGGAAATTTAACCATTCTATCGGTTCTGACATTGGAAAATTGTATGTCTGATTGTGATTTCCTTCGATTTTAGAAACTACCTGCAGGCTCTCAGCGCTTGTTATTGGAGACCATCTGCATAAATTATATTTGTTGTTTGCATAAAAGCTTAGCAATGGTTTATTCAAAGAAGAAGCCATATGAATTCCACCACCATCAACTCCAATTACTAAATCAGAAGCTGCCATAAATAGTAAATATTCCCTAATGTTAAATTTTGGAGATAAAGAAATATCTAATTGCTTGTTTAGAAAAATTTTCAATTTTTTAAAATATTCTTCACTTCTGTCTGTTTTCCCCATAATAATTTTTACTTTATTAATTTTATCATTTTCAATATTATTTAGCAAACTAGCAACTTCTTTAGGATTCATTTCTCTGTCGCTGCCTTGTGGAAGCAATAATATTTTTATTTTTTTTTCAGAATCAGTCTTCCAAAATTTTTCCATTTTTTCAATATTTATTTTTAAAAGTTCAATATGCGGCTTTTCTCTTTCGATTTTAAAATATTTTGAAAATTCTGAATTTATCAAATAATCCACAATGTGAGTTTCTATTGGTGGAGTACAGTCAAAATCATAATTTTTTAAGGTTTTCCTGTTATAGTAATGATTTTCATTTGTTTCACCAAAAATCATAGTAATTTTTGGTCTTAATATTTTTTTCCATATCATTCTTTTTGTATTTTCCTTGCTTAGAAAATCCAGTAGCATATCCCATTTTTTATGATTTTTAAGTACATCTTGCCGTTTTACAATAGTATCAATTATTTTTTCATTCTCATTGTTTAATTTTGCAAATTCTATATTTCTTTCTGTCACAACGATTCCTAACTTTGCATCAGGATACATTTTTCTAAGCTGTCTTGCATAACAGAAGCACATTAAAGTATCGCCAATTGAATCTTTAGGATTTAATAAAATTGATTTTATATTTTTTAAATTAATATTTTTGTGCTTTTTTTTTGAACCAAATAGCCGTATTATTATTTTAGATTTTATCCCATTTATTATACTCATTGTGTAACCTTTCCTTATAGAAAATTACTTTTTAATATTTTCCATTAACTCCTTTAGTTTTACTTTGTTATTTTCCATTGAAAAGTCATCAGCCCTAATCAATGATAACTTTTTATACTTTTCATATTTTTCCTTGCTGTTCATTAGTTCAAGGACTTTTTCTACAAACATATCCTTATCATTTAACGAGATCAGTTCCCCATATTCACTATTTTTTCCTAATATATCTCTTGGACCCGTAGGACAGTCATAAGAAACGACAGGTGTTCCTAAAGCAAGGCTTTCCAATAGCACAGTCGGTAATCCTTCATATTTTGCAGTATGTACAAATAATTTTGCATTTTTAAAAAATGGGTATGGATTTTCAATTTGTCCTAATAAAATTATATCATTTTCCAGATTATATTCTTTTATTTTCTGTTTAATTATTTCTTTTTTTTCACCGTCACCAATAAAATAAAGTTTTTCCTTTATACCAGCCTGTTTTAGCTTATAATAGATATCAACTAGGTGTTCAGGCTGCTTCTGCTGTGTCAAGCGTGATACTTGTAAAAAGTAGTCTTGTTTTAAATAATTTTCATATTTTTTTTCTACATTTTCTGCTTTCTTTTCAATTAATCTTAAATCAATTGGATTGTAAACCAGTTCCACTTTTTTTTCATCTACTCCAACTTTATTGATAAATTCTTCTTTCATTACGCGGGTTATTGCAAATATTTTTGAATATTTTTTATATTGCTTTTTGTATTTTTTTATTTTTTCCAAAGTCAATTTTTCTCCAAAAGTCAAAGAAAAATGAATCCATGCAAAAACAGGTATCTTTATATCAAAATTATCATATTTTAATAAATTTGAAGAATAATCAATAATAATATCGTATTTTTCGTTTTTTATTTTCTTTTCTATCTTTTTTAAATAAGTTGTTTTGGCTCTTATTCGGTAAATTTCTTTGATTAATTTATTTTTTCCGTTATAACTGTCAAATAAAAATTCATAATTTACTTTTTTGGGAATTTCGTTTTCAAATAAGTTATTTTCCTTATGATTCCA includes:
- a CDS encoding polysaccharide deacetylase family protein codes for the protein MIYTYLFLTVVLIFLIFIIYNKTRKSFVLCLMYHSVDNEKGKGGIFVNEFEEHIKWIKDKKTFKMEELKNLNYTLPKNSILITFDDGYKNNYTLAFPILKKYNMKATIFLNTKFIGKDEFYLNWDEIKEMYESGLVDFQLHTHSHQLTIKDISVLDFYDEESSPYFKRESYNLFFEGNYDEKKDKEKLYGLPVFKLRSKISIAGYKPKKDFLKKYQNIKQLQKFNKNEKKDFLNKLFKEKQNEFFDKVSEEQFRKTVEFEILENKKIIEKNLGKTPDCLAYPWGHRYNGNREDIRKLGVDIFITTRKGVNSLKLNKNWIYRVSGDDFKNFDEFKQELTDGSGPYYRKLRKIFTKK
- a CDS encoding ABC transporter ATP-binding protein — protein: MNKIKLDFGIIQKLKKYIKKYYILIILNILLATMSSLVSSAPIALIKRLFDKGISGKSEKDILYAAGAMIALAVIGAILMYWNTIFSTVISASIYKDIVTDIYNKIQTLDMEYFSGKKIGDMMTRVMTDPNNINSIILEVFNMVPEIIKVIICLGIAFYVDFDLTLGVMIVTPILVVTVRRYAKRLKRSGKDRQEAIDSLNSKLQETLAGIRIIRAFATERSEKKDFNQKNINLKRIAIRTARYNAKANAIMEALNYIIVALLLLFGGYRVLRARDFTAGDFITIVGAISSMYTPARRAVTRLNAISVNLSSITRISEILEETPSIVNKENCIKFENFTDGISFENVDFKYKDNSEEILKNINLNVKKGETVAFVGNSGGGKSTLVNLIPRFFDVAGGVIKIDGTDIRDYEIKSLRKAIGIVPQETFLFAGTILSNIKYSRQDATFEEVVEAAKQANAHEFIENLSDGYDTEIGERGVKLSGGQKQRIAIARAILENPQILILDEATSALDNESEKLVQDALEKLMEGKTTFIIAHRLTTIENSNKIVVIQKGEIKEIGNHNELLNRNGIYKALYSKSFDIKNK
- a CDS encoding glycosyltransferase: MKILVLHGHLSMGGEERVLLSVLRNLVELNYDVDLLITWNHKENNLFENEIPKKVNYEFLFDSYNGKNKLIKEIYRIRAKTTYLKKIEKKIKNEKYDIIIDYSSNLLKYDNFDIKIPVFAWIHFSLTFGEKLTLEKIKKYKKQYKKYSKIFAITRVMKEEFINKVGVDEKKVELVYNPIDLRLIEKKAENVEKKYENYLKQDYFLQVSRLTQQKQPEHLVDIYYKLKQAGIKEKLYFIGDGEKKEIIKQKIKEYNLENDIILLGQIENPYPFFKNAKLFVHTAKYEGLPTVLLESLALGTPVVSYDCPTGPRDILGKNSEYGELISLNDKDMFVEKVLELMNSKEKYEKYKKLSLIRADDFSMENNKVKLKELMENIKK
- a CDS encoding glycosyltransferase family 2 protein, with protein sequence MKLSVGIITFNEENRIGKTLDSVREIADEVIVVDSESTDRTAEIALSKGARVFVEKWKGYGPQKNSVLEKCKGEWILLIDADEVISPQLKEKIKSIINSESPSSDVYKIKLRNIAFKKEIKFGGWDDYVIRLWKNGKVTISDREVHEKYKTKSKIKKIKELIIHYTYDNIEEFLEKLNRYTSQSAKEYIKKGKNASFIKIYSKMLFRFIRMYILQLGFLDGYEGYLLAKYSSIYTMTKYTKLREEYYNNLGNDTSLVITTYNWPKALEICLNSALNQTVPPKEIIIADDGSKQETVDLVKRFQQSYPQSNIIHSWQEDKGFRAGMSRNRAISKATGNYIIIIDGDLVLNRHFIEDHIKNRKKGCFIQGSRVITSPTSSKEIMEGKKINFFDKGIRNKMNMVRNGLLSKMATKIDRNLRGIRSCNMSFFKEDLVKVNGFEEEIEGWGREDSELAVRLFNIGCKKKKLKFEALTCHLYHKENDRSRLKKNDEYLANAIKSRKTRAKKGLNRYGRRNSSNY
- a CDS encoding glycosyltransferase family 9 protein, which codes for MSIINGIKSKIIIRLFGSKKKHKNINLKNIKSILLNPKDSIGDTLMCFCYARQLRKMYPDAKLGIVVTERNIEFAKLNNENEKIIDTIVKRQDVLKNHKKWDMLLDFLSKENTKRMIWKKILRPKITMIFGETNENHYYNRKTLKNYDFDCTPPIETHIVDYLINSEFSKYFKIEREKPHIELLKINIEKMEKFWKTDSEKKIKILLLPQGSDREMNPKEVASLLNNIENDKINKVKIIMGKTDRSEEYFKKLKIFLNKQLDISLSPKFNIREYLLFMAASDLVIGVDGGGIHMASSLNKPLLSFYANNKYNLCRWSPITSAESLQVVSKIEGNHNQTYNFPMSEPIEWLNFQIKKHIDIKFSIPGNKNNDT
- a CDS encoding glycosyltransferase family 9 protein encodes the protein MNKMNWKFYRPYRDKLVDKKNEILSRIFDKNKKDINLSSSKINKILFLRTDGKIGDYIISSFIFREIKKNYPNIKIDIIADKSLENLLKLNKNIDTYYIINRKSIKDWKIVSKKLKKNNYSVLFDSTEGLKYKQVYLLNKVNAKINVGYNKDDYKIYNKNIKQNNTLKMIEIYKQMLKSVNIDVTDTRYDVPISEESEKNINEFLKKNNVTGKIIALNFFGASRGRKINEENALIIIKRLRKMYDKYKIVILDSPNDRETIYSILEKTDNKNVLFFEKSQTILDSISIIKKSDLVVSLDTSILHIAEGLNKKIMAFYGPKINKNKWRIKEENNILIDYPENRINDVDFEKIFDNLKV
- a CDS encoding glycosyltransferase; the encoded protein is MEDVTAVITSCGRFDLLEETLDSFFEFNTYPIKKIIITEDSTEGKKLEKLISKYKDKKQNFQLIVNETRLGQLKSIDKAYREIDTKYIFHCEDDWKFFKKGFIEKSIKLLEEDEKILIVGLRSKKDFPENFFFDKDYVSKSGEHYYNVKGEIFTYNPALRRKKDMDLFGLHEKLENQRYEEVLSNFYKERGYKTVFFKEPAVEHIGNKRHVHFSKNRKNTVLSFKIDRLIKKIRAKILKMRGKI
- a CDS encoding RnfABCDGE type electron transport complex subunit D — translated: MFKEKKRQQQEDITKTNIDILISLIPMLLVAFAVYEITPVLVILFSIAASEIADVIFSFILQKNKETLKDFSGIAIGALTGFVLAPFTPLYVAAFAGAMATLFGKVIYGGTNKKIFNPVVLGKLFVLTFFPSVLAQNSSAWTNSNIFRIPSEEVTGLTSFIVINKGIIGELSIIAMVLGAIYLIFRSRITWHIPVSFFITIFFGYYIASNNNVDVVTTLGEIIFMGIFVLTDNFTTPLHGFGKIFFGFLAGVSTIVFWFLGIQNEAIIYSVLILNIFTRPINTIFKPNVFGDEKVSFAEIIQGISFAIIIILLVFAISYLHKFGFIPYIVYIYIVYGIWRLYNNR